One segment of Nostoc flagelliforme CCNUN1 DNA contains the following:
- a CDS encoding type I-MYXAN CRISPR-associated protein Cas6/Cmx6 produces the protein MFDKVRGFGIKISSLKPEDSLTVQEQGIGGKRKMMCGIFVPATRSKEEEET, from the coding sequence ATTTTTGATAAAGTTAGAGGATTTGGTATAAAAATTAGCTCACTCAAACCAGAAGATTCCTTAACCGTGCAAGAACAGGGTATTGGCGGGAAAAGAAAGATGATGTGTGGAATATTTGTCCCAGCAACTCGCAGCAAGGAAGAAGAGGAAACCTGA